From a region of the Oryzias melastigma strain HK-1 linkage group LG4, ASM292280v2, whole genome shotgun sequence genome:
- the ebna1bp2 gene encoding probable rRNA-processing protein EBP2, whose product MVIALKTMESAEEESLLGLESEEEDSELSDGELQEAFTKGLLKPGMNVLVEKTKKLVNNVEGLKQCLADFRRDLSWVERLDLTCLPAKDALSQVEGKVPTETNGGPDAEDDFQREMFFYRQAQATVLEALPLMKMHDINTRRPDDYFAEMAKSDQHMQKIRQKLTTKQMILEKSEKAKKLREQRKFGKKVQIEVIQKRQKEKKAMMTAVKKYQKGMSDKLDFLEGDQKKGKDSSGGPSKALNKKGPSAKRKYKDQKFGFGGKKSGKKWNTKESYNDVSGFKARVAHAKGGKKGKKGKQNKRPGKSVRKKMKGRS is encoded by the exons ATGGTTATAGCCTTAAAGACGATGGAGTCTGCTGAGGAGGAGTCGCTGCTCGGCCTGGAGTCAGAGGAAGAAGACAGCGAGTTATCGGATGGAGAG cTCCAGGAAGCCTTTACCAAAGGGTTGCTAAAACCTGGAATGAACGTTCTGGTGGAAAAAACGAAGAAATTGGTAAACAATGTG GAGGGGTTAAAACAGTGTCTTGCTGACTTCCGGAGAGACCTCTCCTGGGTGGAGAGGTTAGACCTGACCTGTCTGCCAGCTAAAGACGCCCTGTCCCAAGTGGAAGGGAAAGTTCCCACTGAGACAAACGGAGGACCGGATGCCGAGGATGATTTCCAGAGGGAAATGTTCTT ctaccGTCAAGCTCAAGCCACAGTCCTGGAGGCCCTCCCTCTCATGAAAATGCACGACATAAACACCCGGAGGCCTGACGATTACTTTGCAGAAATGGCCAAGTCAGATCAGCACATGCAGAAG ATCAGGCAAAAGTTGACCACAAAGCAGATGATCTTGGAAAAGTCTGAAAAGGCCAAGAAACTTCGTGAACAGCGGAAATTTGgcaaaaag GTCCAAATAGAGGTGATTCAGAAGAGACAGAAGGAGAAGAAGGCCATGATGACAGCTGTGAAGAAATACCAGAAAG GAATGTCTGACAAACTGGACTTTTTGGAAGGAGACCAGAAGAAGGGTAAAGATTCTTCAGGAGGTCCCAGTAAAGCATTGAATAAAAAAGG CCCGAGTGCTAAGAGGAAATACAAGGACCAAAAGTTTGGTTTTGGAGGCAAAAAGAGCGGGAAGAAGTGGAACACCAAGGAGAGCTACAACGATGTTTCTGGGTTCAAAGCCAGAGTGGCGCACGCCAAGGGAGGGAAGAAgggcaaaaaaggaaaacaaaac